A region from the Pseudomonas sp. KU26590 genome encodes:
- a CDS encoding transporter substrate-binding domain-containing protein, with translation MKKAWLTLSALAICLAAGNAMAKDYKELRFGVDPSYAPFESKAADGSLVGFDIDLGNAICAELKVKCKWVESDFDGMIPGLKAKKFDGVISSMTVTPAREKVIDFSSELFSGPTSLVYKKGSGLSTDTASLKGKTVGYEQGTIQEAYAKAVLDKAGVKTQAYANQDQVYADLVSGRLDASVQDMLQAELGFLKSPQGGDYEVSKPIDDPLLPAKTAIGISKGDKELKALLDKGIKALHDDGKYAEIQKKHFGDLNLYSGK, from the coding sequence ATGAAAAAAGCATGGCTGACCCTTTCCGCACTCGCCATCTGTCTGGCCGCCGGTAATGCAATGGCCAAGGACTACAAGGAACTGCGTTTCGGCGTCGATCCTTCCTACGCGCCATTCGAATCCAAAGCCGCCGATGGCAGCCTGGTGGGCTTTGATATCGACTTGGGCAACGCGATCTGCGCTGAACTGAAGGTCAAGTGCAAGTGGGTCGAAAGCGATTTCGACGGCATGATCCCAGGCCTGAAAGCCAAGAAGTTCGACGGCGTGATCTCCTCCATGACCGTGACCCCGGCCCGCGAAAAAGTCATCGACTTCTCCAGCGAACTGTTCTCCGGCCCTACCTCGCTGGTCTACAAAAAAGGCTCCGGCCTGAGCACTGACACTGCGTCGCTCAAAGGCAAAACCGTGGGTTACGAGCAAGGCACCATCCAGGAAGCCTACGCCAAGGCCGTTCTGGACAAGGCTGGCGTGAAAACCCAGGCCTATGCCAACCAGGATCAGGTGTATGCCGACCTCGTTTCGGGTCGTCTGGACGCATCGGTTCAAGACATGCTGCAAGCCGAATTGGGCTTCCTGAAGTCGCCACAGGGTGGTGATTACGAAGTCAGCAAGCCAATCGACGATCCCCTGCTGCCAGCCAAAACAGCCATTGGCATCTCCAAAGGTGACAAAGAGCTGAAAGCCCTGTTGGATAAAGGGATCAAAGCGCTACACGATGACGGCAAGTACGCCGAGATCCAGAAGAAGCACTTCGGCGATCTGAATCTGTACAGCGGTAAATAA
- a CDS encoding ATP-dependent DNA ligase, translating to MKAFAELYSDLDATTSSNAKLAAMQAYFSKADPDDAAWAVYFLAGGRPRQLVPTRMLREQALLLSGLPEWLFEESYQAVGDLAETLSLLLPKAEHSSEEGLASWMENHLLPLRGLPPEELLERLPTFWSQLDPQSLMVCLKLITGSFRVGVSKLLVTRALAALADIDSKRVAQRLVGYTDLSHRPSAEGYLKLIAEESADEHAQRGGQPYPFFLAHALQQPVDQFENLLGAAENWQVEWKWDGIRAQVVKREGRLWIWSRGEELVTDRFPELHSLTQCLPDGTVIDGEIVVWKAATPANAEEGEFALDTPAPGTPGEATPSVQPFALLQQRIGRKTLGKKILEDVPVVVLAYDLLEWEGHDWRSRPQHERRTQLEKVIANAQSPVLMPSPVLTGTDWLDLGRQREASRSLGVEGMMLKARDSMYGVGRTKDMGVWWKWKMDPFSVDAVLIYAQRGHGRRASLYSDYTFAVWDGPPESSERTLVPFAKAYSGLTDEEMRKVDAIIRKTTVDKFGPVRSVTPTLVFELGFEGIALSKRHKSGIAVRFPRMLRWRLDKPVAEADSLATLQDLLG from the coding sequence ATGAAGGCCTTCGCCGAACTCTATTCGGACCTCGACGCGACCACCTCCAGCAATGCCAAGCTGGCGGCCATGCAAGCCTACTTCAGCAAGGCCGACCCCGACGACGCCGCATGGGCGGTGTACTTCCTCGCCGGCGGACGCCCGCGGCAACTGGTGCCGACGCGCATGTTGCGTGAGCAGGCGCTGTTGCTGTCCGGATTGCCGGAATGGCTGTTCGAGGAGAGTTACCAGGCGGTAGGCGATTTGGCGGAGACCCTGTCGCTGTTGCTCCCCAAAGCTGAACACAGTTCAGAAGAAGGCCTGGCCAGCTGGATGGAAAACCATCTGCTGCCCCTGCGCGGTCTGCCCCCGGAAGAATTGCTTGAGCGCCTGCCGACGTTCTGGTCGCAACTGGACCCGCAAAGCCTGATGGTCTGCCTGAAGCTGATCACCGGTAGCTTCCGCGTCGGTGTCTCGAAGCTGCTGGTGACCCGCGCCCTCGCCGCGCTGGCCGATATCGACAGCAAGCGCGTTGCTCAGCGACTCGTGGGGTACACCGATCTTTCCCATCGCCCCAGCGCCGAAGGCTATCTAAAACTCATCGCCGAAGAATCGGCCGACGAACACGCGCAACGCGGTGGCCAGCCTTACCCCTTCTTCCTTGCCCACGCGCTGCAGCAACCTGTCGATCAATTCGAGAACCTGCTGGGCGCTGCCGAAAACTGGCAGGTGGAATGGAAGTGGGACGGCATCCGCGCCCAGGTGGTCAAGCGCGAGGGTCGGTTGTGGATCTGGTCGCGGGGTGAAGAACTGGTCACGGATCGCTTCCCGGAACTGCACAGCCTGACTCAATGCCTGCCCGACGGCACCGTGATCGATGGCGAGATCGTGGTCTGGAAAGCCGCGACCCCGGCGAATGCCGAGGAAGGCGAGTTCGCCCTGGACACCCCCGCGCCCGGCACCCCCGGCGAAGCGACGCCGTCGGTGCAGCCTTTCGCCCTGCTGCAACAGCGGATCGGCCGCAAGACATTGGGCAAGAAGATTCTGGAAGACGTCCCGGTCGTCGTGCTGGCTTACGACCTGCTGGAATGGGAAGGCCACGACTGGCGCAGTCGCCCGCAACACGAGCGGCGCACGCAGTTGGAAAAGGTCATCGCCAACGCCCAGAGCCCGGTGTTGATGCCATCCCCCGTGCTGACTGGCACCGACTGGCTCGACCTCGGCCGGCAGCGTGAGGCGTCCCGCAGTCTCGGCGTGGAGGGCATGATGCTCAAGGCGCGGGACTCGATGTACGGCGTGGGCCGCACCAAGGACATGGGCGTGTGGTGGAAATGGAAAATGGACCCGTTCAGCGTCGACGCCGTGCTGATCTACGCCCAACGCGGTCACGGCCGCCGCGCCAGTCTGTACAGCGACTACACCTTCGCGGTTTGGGACGGCCCACCGGAATCCAGCGAACGGACATTGGTGCCCTTCGCCAAAGCGTACTCGGGGCTGACCGACGAAGAGATGCGCAAAGTCGATGCAATCATCCGCAAGACCACCGTCGACAAGTTCGGGCCGGTGCGAAGTGTTACCCCGACCCTGGTATTCGAGTTGGGTTTCGAAGGCATCGCCCTCTCGAAACGGCACAAGAGCGGCATCGCTGTCAGGTTCCCGAGGATGCTGCGGTGGCGACTGGACAAGCCCGTTGCGGAAGCCGACAGCCTGGCGACGCTCCAGGACCTGCTGGGCTGA
- a CDS encoding ligase-associated DNA damage response exonuclease has product MDLVIARPEGLYCPPGDFYIDPWRPVERSVITHAHGDHARTGNQHYLAAAPGEGILRSRLGQDINLQTLAYGESITHHGVKLSLHPAGHVLGSAQVRLEYKGEIWVASGDYKVEPDGTCEPFEPVRCHTFITESTFGLPIYRWQPQAEIFAGVNEWWRANAAAGKASVLFAYSFGKAQRILHGIDPSIGPILVHGAVEPLNRVYREAGVRIPETHYAGDFKKTDPALRSALIVAPPSAGGSTWMRRFGEFSDAFASGWMMLRGTRRRRGVDRGFALSDHADWPGLLWAIENTGAERVMVTHGSVAVLVRYLRELGLDAQGFSTEYGDEEDDAAAKTEPAPESASTGEASP; this is encoded by the coding sequence ATGGATCTCGTCATTGCTCGCCCCGAAGGCCTCTACTGCCCGCCCGGTGATTTCTACATCGATCCGTGGCGCCCGGTCGAACGCTCCGTCATCACCCACGCCCACGGCGACCACGCCCGCACCGGCAACCAACACTACCTCGCCGCCGCGCCAGGCGAAGGCATATTGCGCTCCCGACTGGGCCAGGACATCAACCTCCAGACCCTCGCCTACGGCGAAAGCATCACCCACCACGGCGTCAAACTCAGCCTCCATCCGGCCGGCCACGTCCTCGGCTCCGCCCAGGTCCGCCTCGAATACAAAGGCGAAATCTGGGTTGCCTCAGGCGACTACAAAGTCGAACCCGACGGCACCTGCGAACCCTTCGAACCTGTGCGCTGCCACACCTTCATCACCGAATCCACCTTCGGCCTGCCAATCTACCGCTGGCAGCCCCAGGCGGAAATCTTCGCCGGAGTCAACGAATGGTGGCGCGCCAATGCCGCCGCCGGCAAAGCCAGCGTCCTGTTCGCCTACTCGTTCGGCAAAGCCCAACGCATCCTCCACGGCATCGACCCCAGCATCGGCCCGATCCTCGTTCACGGCGCCGTCGAACCGCTCAACCGCGTCTACCGCGAAGCCGGCGTGCGCATCCCCGAAACCCACTACGCCGGCGACTTCAAAAAAACCGACCCCGCCTTGCGCAGCGCCCTGATCGTCGCGCCGCCCTCCGCCGGCGGCAGCACCTGGATGCGTCGCTTTGGCGAATTCAGCGACGCCTTCGCCAGTGGCTGGATGATGCTGCGCGGCACCCGACGTCGGCGCGGCGTCGATCGCGGCTTCGCCCTCTCCGACCATGCCGACTGGCCCGGCTTGCTCTGGGCCATTGAAAACACCGGCGCTGAACGGGTCATGGTCACCCACGGTTCGGTGGCCGTGCTGGTGCGCTACCTGCGGGAACTGGGCCTCGACGCCCAAGGCTTTTCCACCGAATACGGCGACGAAGAGGACGACGCAGCGGCCAAGACCGAACCAGCACCCGAATCCGCATCGACAGGCGAGGCCTCCCCATGA
- a CDS encoding penicillin acylase family protein — translation MASPALSTLKTRMSAAAAMIGLLSLAGCQLGGEDRDSLPPASGVFAIKGLAQNVSIRRNNLGMPLIESSTFHDALFTLGYVHATDRITQMMQMRLLAQGRLSEIAGPGALDLDRMMRAANLKQTAGQLYAASSPRLKRFFEVYARGVNAYLFRYRDKLPADLADSGYKPEYWKPEDSALIFSLLNFSLSVNLQEEISSLVLAQKVGADKLAWLLPTYPDEALPFVEADKLKGLNLSSQLPGLSDLDKAALQLSDLNLLGVSASNNWVISPQRARAGKSLLATDSQLAPTLPSMWNFVQIRSPKYQAAGATVAGLPLVLSGFNGKLAWGMGPAMGDNQDLFLEKLKRENNRLMVMADGKWVAAGAHEENYFVKGQSPVREPAYETRHGPLLNASSAQLASGLGIALQTPDAKDDKTLDALFDLTRAQNVQRAFDTTREIRAITLNVVFADASNTGWQVTGKYPNRRDGLGLIPSPGWDGRFDWDGYAEAMLHPYDQDSQQGWIATANQRTVPKGYGMQLSNSWDYPERAERIAELASAGKQDTRSTVAMQYDQTTTFAAKLKKMFSAPGMSAPLKQAIDALPAPDRDKAREALTRLMAFDGRLSPGSADAAIYELFLQESARQTFLDELGPETSPAWKALVQSADLSYSPQADHLLGREDSPYWDDVKTPQKEDKPAILARSLAAAIIVGESQLGADHKAWQWGKLHQTTWTSQSAQLAAALGGNKASVMKGPIATGGDHTTLNASGFHWGQDFNAAVVPAMRIIVDFAQQEPMMAQNASGQSGNPASPYNANGIDPWMKGLYMSVPMQPENFEKAYGKQRLTLTPGK, via the coding sequence ATGGCCTCGCCAGCCCTTTCGACGTTGAAAACGCGCATGAGCGCGGCCGCTGCCATGATCGGACTTTTGAGCCTGGCCGGGTGCCAGCTGGGCGGTGAAGACCGCGACAGCCTGCCGCCTGCCAGCGGGGTGTTTGCCATTAAAGGCCTGGCACAGAACGTCTCGATTCGCCGCAACAATCTGGGCATGCCGCTGATTGAGAGCAGCACGTTCCATGACGCGCTATTTACTCTCGGCTACGTTCACGCGACAGACCGCATCACCCAGATGATGCAAATGCGCTTGCTCGCCCAAGGCCGACTGTCGGAAATCGCGGGGCCGGGCGCCCTCGATCTCGACCGCATGATGCGCGCTGCCAACCTCAAGCAGACAGCCGGCCAGCTGTACGCGGCCTCATCGCCGCGCCTGAAACGCTTCTTCGAGGTGTACGCGCGCGGCGTCAACGCTTACCTGTTCCGCTACCGCGACAAGCTGCCGGCTGACCTCGCCGACTCGGGTTACAAGCCTGAATACTGGAAGCCGGAAGACTCGGCACTGATCTTCAGCCTGCTCAATTTCAGCCTGTCGGTGAACCTGCAGGAGGAGATTTCATCGCTGGTGCTGGCGCAGAAAGTCGGCGCCGACAAGCTGGCCTGGCTGCTGCCGACCTATCCCGACGAAGCCTTGCCCTTTGTTGAGGCCGACAAGCTCAAAGGGCTGAACCTGAGCAGCCAACTGCCGGGCCTGAGCGACCTGGACAAAGCGGCGCTGCAGCTTTCCGACCTTAATCTGCTGGGCGTTTCGGCGTCGAACAACTGGGTGATCTCACCGCAACGCGCCCGCGCGGGCAAGAGCCTGCTGGCCACCGACAGCCAACTGGCGCCAACCCTGCCGTCGATGTGGAATTTCGTGCAGATCCGCTCGCCGAAATACCAGGCCGCAGGCGCGACCGTTGCGGGCCTGCCACTGGTGTTGTCCGGCTTCAACGGCAAACTGGCCTGGGGCATGGGCCCGGCGATGGGTGACAACCAGGACCTGTTCCTGGAGAAGCTCAAGCGCGAAAACAACCGCCTGATGGTCATGGCCGACGGCAAATGGGTCGCGGCAGGCGCCCATGAGGAAAACTACTTCGTCAAAGGCCAAAGCCCGGTGCGCGAGCCCGCCTACGAAACCCGTCATGGCCCACTGCTCAACGCAAGCTCTGCGCAACTGGCCAGCGGCCTGGGCATCGCCTTGCAGACGCCGGACGCCAAAGACGACAAAACCCTCGACGCCCTCTTCGATCTGACCCGCGCGCAAAACGTGCAGCGCGCCTTCGACACCACCCGGGAGATTCGCGCCATCACCCTGAACGTGGTGTTCGCCGACGCGTCGAACACCGGTTGGCAAGTGACCGGCAAATACCCCAACCGGCGCGACGGGCTTGGCCTGATTCCTTCGCCGGGCTGGGACGGCCGGTTCGACTGGGACGGCTACGCCGAAGCGATGCTGCATCCGTACGATCAGGATTCGCAACAAGGCTGGATCGCCACCGCCAACCAGCGCACCGTGCCGAAAGGCTATGGGATGCAGCTGTCCAATTCGTGGGACTACCCGGAGCGTGCCGAACGCATCGCCGAACTGGCCAGTGCCGGCAAGCAGGACACCCGCAGCACCGTCGCCATGCAATACGACCAGACCACGACCTTCGCCGCCAAGCTTAAGAAAATGTTCTCCGCGCCGGGCATGTCTGCGCCGCTCAAGCAAGCCATCGACGCCCTGCCAGCCCCAGACCGCGACAAGGCCCGCGAAGCGCTGACACGCCTGATGGCGTTCGACGGCCGACTGTCGCCGGGTTCGGCTGATGCAGCGATTTACGAATTGTTCCTGCAAGAAAGCGCCCGCCAGACCTTCCTCGACGAACTCGGCCCGGAAACCAGCCCTGCCTGGAAAGCGCTGGTGCAAAGCGCGGACCTGTCCTACTCGCCCCAGGCCGACCACCTGCTGGGCCGTGAAGACAGTCCGTATTGGGACGACGTGAAAACGCCGCAAAAAGAAGACAAACCCGCGATCCTCGCCCGCAGCCTGGCCGCTGCAATCATCGTCGGCGAAAGCCAGTTGGGCGCTGATCACAAGGCCTGGCAGTGGGGCAAACTGCACCAGACCACCTGGACCTCCCAAAGCGCCCAACTCGCCGCCGCACTGGGCGGCAACAAGGCAAGCGTGATGAAAGGCCCGATCGCCACCGGCGGCGACCACACCACGCTCAACGCGTCGGGCTTCCACTGGGGCCAGGACTTCAACGCCGCCGTCGTCCCGGCCATGCGCATCATCGTCGACTTCGCCCAACAAGAACCGATGATGGCGCAAAACGCCTCCGGCCAATCCGGCAACCCGGCCAGCCCGTACAACGCCAACGGCATCGACCCCTGGATGAAAGGCCTGTACATGTCCGTGCCGATGCAACCGGAAAACTTCGAAAAAGCCTACGGCAAACAACGCCTGACCCTGACGCCCGGGAAGTAA
- a CDS encoding glutathione binding-like protein — protein MIDLHYWTTPNGHKVSIFLEEAGLPYKIFPVNIGANEQFESDFLKISPNNKIPAIVDHEPADGGQPLSLFESGAILLYLAEKTGRFMATDLRGRQETLQWLFWQMGGLGPMAGQNHHFNRFAKEKIPYAIKRYVDETARLYGVLNERLADRSFVAGEDYGIADMAIYPWIVPHTFQEQDLNDFPHLKRWFDAVGNRDAVRRAYALVDKINPPKP, from the coding sequence ATGATCGATCTGCACTACTGGACCACCCCCAATGGCCACAAAGTCTCGATTTTCCTCGAAGAAGCGGGCCTGCCGTACAAGATCTTCCCGGTCAATATCGGCGCGAACGAGCAGTTCGAATCCGATTTTCTGAAGATTTCCCCCAACAACAAGATTCCAGCCATCGTCGACCACGAACCTGCTGACGGCGGCCAACCGCTGAGCCTGTTCGAGTCCGGCGCGATCTTGCTGTACCTGGCCGAGAAGACCGGCCGGTTCATGGCAACCGATCTGCGCGGCCGCCAGGAAACCCTGCAGTGGCTGTTCTGGCAAATGGGCGGCCTGGGCCCGATGGCCGGTCAGAATCACCATTTCAACCGGTTCGCCAAAGAAAAGATCCCCTACGCGATCAAGCGCTACGTCGACGAGACCGCACGCTTGTACGGCGTATTGAACGAGCGCCTGGCCGATCGCAGCTTTGTTGCGGGCGAGGACTACGGCATCGCAGACATGGCGATCTACCCGTGGATCGTGCCGCACACGTTCCAGGAGCAGGACCTGAATGACTTCCCGCACCTCAAGCGCTGGTTTGACGCCGTGGGCAATCGCGACGCAGTGAGGCGGGCCTATGCGCTGGTCGACAAGATCAATCCGCCGAAGCCGTAA
- a CDS encoding SEC-C metal-binding domain-containing protein, whose protein sequence is MNQQAHVHGPDCDHDHDHHDHQHDHGHVHGPHCGHAPQEPVRNTLKDVGRNDPCPCGSEKKFKKCHGA, encoded by the coding sequence ATGAACCAGCAAGCCCACGTGCACGGTCCCGATTGTGACCACGATCACGACCATCACGATCACCAACACGACCATGGCCACGTACACGGCCCGCATTGCGGCCACGCGCCTCAAGAGCCGGTACGCAACACGCTCAAGGACGTCGGCCGCAACGACCCCTGCCCCTGCGGCAGCGAGAAAAAATTCAAGAAGTGCCACGGCGCCTAA
- a CDS encoding LEA type 2 family protein, which yields MMFAAHVLRIAGLFALLALSGCSTWVTGGFEDPDVKLLKVEVVKAKLLRQDFKLRFRVDNPNDSSLLVRGLRYKILLNDMLLSEGVYSDWFIVKANSHKNFSVPIRTNLWEHLKDISKVLGKANQPVHYRLEGKLKTGFLFGHSVRIGRNGDIIPGDLIPE from the coding sequence ATGATGTTTGCAGCACACGTCCTTAGAATCGCAGGCCTCTTCGCGCTCCTGGCGCTGTCGGGCTGCTCGACTTGGGTAACCGGCGGCTTCGAAGACCCCGACGTCAAGCTGCTGAAGGTTGAGGTGGTCAAGGCGAAGTTGCTGCGTCAGGACTTCAAGCTGCGCTTCAGGGTCGACAACCCCAACGACTCCAGCCTGTTGGTCCGCGGCCTGCGCTACAAGATCCTGCTCAACGACATGTTGCTCAGCGAAGGCGTCTACAGCGATTGGTTCATCGTCAAAGCCAACAGCCACAAAAACTTTTCCGTGCCGATCCGCACCAATCTGTGGGAACACCTCAAGGACATCTCCAAGGTGCTCGGCAAAGCCAATCAGCCAGTGCATTACCGGTTGGAAGGCAAGCTCAAAACCGGATTTTTATTCGGACACAGCGTGCGCATCGGGCGCAATGGCGACATAATCCCCGGCGATTTGATTCCGGAGTAA
- a CDS encoding YchJ family protein, with product MSSAICPCGNGNLLDGCCGRYHAGQPAPCAEALMRSRYSAYVLGLVDYLLDTTLPAQKAGLDRDAISQWSARSTWLGLEVEGAELIGGQPEHAFVTFTARWHDADADGEHRHRERSAFVQHDGRWYFIDPTVSLKAGRNDACPCGSQQKFKKCCSAYLS from the coding sequence ATGAGCAGCGCAATATGCCCTTGCGGCAACGGCAATCTTCTCGACGGCTGCTGCGGTCGCTACCACGCCGGTCAGCCTGCCCCTTGTGCCGAAGCGTTGATGCGTTCGCGCTACAGCGCTTATGTGCTGGGCTTGGTGGATTATCTGCTGGACACCACGTTGCCGGCGCAGAAGGCCGGGCTGGATCGTGATGCGATCAGCCAGTGGAGCGCCCGGAGCACCTGGCTGGGTCTGGAAGTCGAGGGCGCCGAGTTGATCGGCGGTCAGCCTGAACATGCATTCGTGACCTTCACCGCCCGCTGGCACGATGCCGATGCCGATGGCGAGCACCGTCATCGCGAGCGCTCGGCGTTTGTGCAGCATGATGGACGCTGGTATTTCATCGACCCGACGGTGTCGCTCAAAGCCGGTCGTAACGACGCCTGCCCTTGCGGCAGCCAGCAGAAATTCAAGAAGTGCTGTTCGGCTTATCTCTCCTGA